In one Armatimonadota bacterium genomic region, the following are encoded:
- a CDS encoding valine--tRNA ligase, producing MEQKSGYDAKGVESKWYSRWEESGAFSPKSGSDPYVITIPPPNITGSLHMGHALCYSIQDLLGRYHRMRGRPVLILPGQDHAGIATQSVVIKQLKKAGVNPFSLSRDEFVEKVWEWRNESGNAILNQSRSLGCAFDWSRTRFTLDPQYAEAVLKVFIDWFDAGLIYKGLRVVNWDIALKTSVSDIETERKDVAGKLYHIRYPFADGSGDVVIATTRPETMLADVAVAVHPKDARYTGLVGRMLRLPLVDREIPLIADEYPDPEFGTGAVKITPAHDPNDYEVGQRHNLGIPCMMDESGKVTEIGGPYAGLDRLEARKEVVADLEEQGFLVKVEDHSIPILVSERSGEIIEPLASEQWFVSQKPLAERAIHVVESGEVTFHPPRYKDVYLDWMNNIRDWCISRQLMWGHRIPIYYTESGRAVAALSWEEAEAKAGEPIASQEKDVLDTWFSSGLWPFATMGWPEQTEDLERYFPTDVLVTARDIIFLWVSRMVMMSLYFTGKIPFKDVYIYATVLTEKGERMSKSLGTGVDPMGVVESKGADALRFTLLSQSGYNQDIRYSERKTDDARNFCNKIWNASRFILMNLEGYEDSQPAKLDTLDRWLLSRLAQCEETVRTSYESYDIQAGMAALYKFFWSELCDWYIEQSKVRLQDPAKRQTPQWVLLQALSTFLKMMHPAIPFITEEVYALLPLSGKAGHLMDETWPSVPSEWWDQESESKVESWIEMTRAIRALRADVGLQPLKSSPQLYCSESLGDGAELIRGQAWFDDLLVGPAPGTHVTVTSHGVDFHIPLEGVDVTKELARLEREVEKTAAELAKLSARLENPSFVERAKPEVVERERAAAADLASTLEKLEKRRAVFGGG from the coding sequence ATGGAGCAGAAATCAGGTTACGACGCCAAGGGCGTCGAATCCAAATGGTACTCGCGCTGGGAAGAATCCGGCGCTTTTTCGCCGAAATCCGGCAGTGATCCCTATGTGATCACAATTCCCCCGCCCAACATTACAGGGTCTTTGCACATGGGGCACGCCCTGTGTTACAGCATCCAAGACCTGTTGGGAAGGTACCACCGCATGCGGGGCCGGCCCGTTTTGATCTTGCCTGGCCAAGATCATGCCGGGATTGCAACCCAAAGTGTGGTGATCAAGCAGCTCAAAAAGGCTGGGGTCAACCCGTTCAGCCTTTCTCGCGATGAGTTTGTCGAAAAAGTTTGGGAGTGGCGGAATGAGTCGGGTAATGCCATCCTTAACCAGTCCCGGTCGCTTGGTTGCGCTTTTGATTGGTCGCGCACCCGGTTCACGCTCGACCCGCAATACGCCGAAGCCGTGCTTAAGGTGTTTATCGACTGGTTTGATGCGGGCCTTATATACAAAGGGCTACGGGTGGTCAACTGGGATATTGCCCTCAAAACCAGTGTCAGCGATATCGAAACCGAGCGCAAGGATGTGGCCGGCAAGCTTTACCATATCCGTTATCCGTTTGCCGATGGTTCGGGCGACGTCGTGATTGCCACAACTCGGCCCGAAACGATGCTTGCCGATGTTGCCGTGGCCGTGCACCCCAAAGACGCGCGATACACGGGCCTGGTCGGCCGGATGCTGAGGCTGCCGCTCGTCGATCGGGAAATCCCCTTGATCGCCGATGAATACCCCGACCCCGAATTCGGCACCGGGGCCGTCAAGATCACGCCGGCCCACGACCCCAACGACTACGAAGTGGGCCAGCGCCACAACCTGGGCATCCCTTGCATGATGGATGAGTCGGGCAAAGTAACCGAAATCGGGGGGCCCTACGCCGGTTTAGACCGACTTGAGGCGAGAAAGGAGGTTGTCGCTGACCTGGAAGAGCAGGGATTCCTGGTCAAGGTGGAAGACCATTCGATCCCGATCCTGGTTAGCGAGCGGAGTGGGGAGATCATCGAGCCTTTGGCCAGCGAACAGTGGTTCGTCTCGCAAAAGCCGCTTGCTGAGCGTGCCATCCACGTGGTGGAATCGGGTGAGGTGACGTTCCACCCGCCCCGATACAAAGATGTCTATCTGGATTGGATGAACAACATCCGGGACTGGTGCATTTCCCGCCAACTGATGTGGGGCCACCGCATCCCCATCTATTACACTGAGTCGGGCCGGGCCGTGGCCGCTTTGAGTTGGGAGGAGGCAGAGGCCAAAGCCGGTGAACCCATCGCGAGCCAAGAGAAGGATGTCCTCGACACCTGGTTCAGTTCTGGATTGTGGCCCTTTGCCACAATGGGGTGGCCAGAACAAACAGAAGACCTGGAAAGGTACTTCCCCACCGACGTGCTGGTGACGGCGAGGGACATCATCTTCCTCTGGGTGAGCCGGATGGTGATGATGTCGCTCTATTTCACCGGAAAAATCCCGTTCAAAGACGTTTATATCTATGCCACTGTTCTGACGGAAAAGGGCGAGCGGATGAGCAAAAGCCTGGGAACGGGCGTCGACCCCATGGGAGTTGTGGAATCCAAAGGGGCGGATGCCTTGCGGTTCACGCTGCTAAGCCAAAGTGGATACAACCAAGATATCCGGTATAGCGAACGCAAAACCGACGATGCCCGGAACTTTTGCAACAAGATTTGGAACGCTTCCCGGTTCATCTTAATGAATCTGGAGGGGTATGAGGACTCCCAACCAGCCAAATTGGATACGTTGGACAGGTGGTTGTTAAGCCGGCTGGCGCAGTGCGAAGAGACGGTTCGGACATCCTATGAGTCTTATGACATCCAGGCCGGAATGGCTGCTTTATATAAGTTTTTCTGGAGTGAGTTGTGCGATTGGTATATTGAACAGTCCAAAGTCCGGCTCCAAGACCCTGCCAAGCGGCAGACCCCGCAATGGGTTTTGTTGCAGGCCCTCTCCACCTTCCTCAAGATGATGCACCCGGCCATACCGTTCATTACAGAAGAGGTTTATGCCCTGCTCCCCTTGAGTGGCAAGGCCGGGCACCTGATGGATGAAACCTGGCCAAGTGTCCCATCCGAATGGTGGGACCAGGAGTCTGAATCCAAGGTCGAATCCTGGATTGAAATGACCCGGGCCATCCGTGCTTTGCGGGCCGATGTCGGGTTGCAGCCGCTCAAATCATCGCCGCAGCTGTACTGCAGCGAAAGCCTCGGCGATGGCGCCGAATTGATCCGCGGGCAGGCTTGGTTTGATGACCTTTTGGTTGGGCCCGCGCCAGGCACCCATGTCACGGTGACGTCGCATGGGGTTGACTTCCACATCCCGCTCGAAGGGGTCGATGTCACCAAGGAATTGGCCCGGTTGGAGCGAGAGGTTGAAAAGACTGCCGCGGAGCTGGCCAAGCTCTCTGCCCGGTTGGAAAACCCCAGTTTTGTCGAGCGAGCCAAGCCGGAAGTTGTCGAAAGGGAGCGAGCGGCTGCCGCAGATCTTGCCTCAACGTTGGAAAAGCTGGAAAAGCGGCGGGCGGTCTTCGGCGGGGGCTAA
- a CDS encoding phosphatidate cytidylyltransferase produces the protein MSSAGGPHLSADSVSAAVSFQNLSSRVRTAVLLAAGSLAAILATPEWPIYLLAGAVSLFAALEIDEILGGRNRVLALLAMGGSLAVVWLLSLFMAAPFAALAVVLAGTVGLALRIRRGKPSALDGLSFGWIAGPVACAIWLHNASADSSRLFSPNLLAVVALPLWLGDTAAYFFGKKYGKRLLAPGISPKKTVVGSMANLVVSVLASLAVGAALNQHLVEPVATPILLAVGLTGGILGQIGDLLESALKRSAGVKDSGNLLPGHGGILDRIDSFLFASVPVCLILWLLARGSFT, from the coding sequence ATGTCATCGGCCGGCGGCCCGCACCTGAGCGCAGATTCGGTGTCGGCCGCCGTTTCCTTTCAAAACCTCTCCAGCCGGGTTCGGACGGCCGTCCTCTTGGCAGCAGGGAGCCTCGCTGCCATCCTGGCAACCCCAGAGTGGCCCATTTACCTGCTTGCGGGGGCCGTGAGTTTATTTGCCGCTTTGGAGATCGACGAAATCCTCGGCGGGCGCAACCGAGTGCTGGCACTTTTGGCCATGGGCGGTTCCCTTGCCGTGGTGTGGCTCCTTAGTTTGTTCATGGCCGCACCTTTTGCGGCATTGGCCGTAGTTTTGGCCGGCACCGTCGGCCTGGCGCTCCGTATCCGGCGGGGCAAGCCCAGCGCTCTGGATGGGCTCTCTTTTGGCTGGATTGCTGGCCCGGTGGCTTGCGCCATTTGGCTCCATAACGCCTCTGCCGATTCTTCCCGCCTGTTTTCCCCCAACCTGCTGGCCGTTGTGGCCCTTCCGCTGTGGCTTGGCGACACGGCCGCCTACTTCTTTGGCAAAAAGTACGGAAAGCGCCTTCTCGCCCCCGGGATATCGCCCAAGAAAACGGTTGTGGGTTCGATGGCGAATTTGGTGGTTTCCGTCTTGGCATCCCTTGCCGTCGGGGCCGCACTCAACCAGCACTTGGTGGAACCGGTTGCCACCCCCATTTTGTTGGCCGTCGGGCTCACGGGGGGCATCTTGGGCCAGATCGGCGATTTGCTAGAAAGCGCCCTCAAGCGGAGCGCGGGGGTCAAGGATAGCGGGAATCTGCTCCCCGGGCATGGCGGAATCTTAGATCGGATCGATTCCTTTCTGTTTGCCTCCGTCCCCGTGTGCCTGATTCTGTGGCTTCTCGCCCGCGGGAGTTTCACGTGA
- a CDS encoding PKD domain-containing protein, with the protein MTKMMGLACLVAFGALAQAQTVYDPTRTAADQGLKLVGWGSGSVAEDDSVAYDGGTSIRISSRNFFQGGKIMLLKPFDMSGLFENKDNLLRFMLNIPNQGSPTTGGSNRGGRGGGGLAGAGTAGGGGGGAGVEGGIGGAPGGAGGPQATDQSKPVSKIRVVFTTTDGKHGEVYLDVSTSLKDERGWFSVGVPLQAINGLANTNKVLASISVSLDSVATVYLGQASIFRDSTPVFADPNVRELNLGYGDEFTFTASGSAGATPVKFLWDFDSSDGISVDAEGPSVKRRFRTAGTFTVTLTAVDIYGLKQPYKTTIQVTVNP; encoded by the coding sequence ATGACAAAGATGATGGGGCTGGCCTGCTTGGTCGCGTTTGGGGCTTTGGCCCAAGCCCAGACGGTTTACGACCCCACGCGCACCGCCGCCGACCAAGGGTTGAAACTTGTTGGTTGGGGGAGCGGTTCCGTGGCCGAAGACGATTCGGTGGCCTATGATGGCGGCACTTCGATCCGCATCTCGAGCCGCAACTTCTTCCAAGGTGGCAAAATCATGCTCCTCAAACCGTTCGATATGAGCGGACTTTTTGAAAATAAAGACAACTTGTTGCGGTTTATGCTCAACATACCCAACCAAGGCTCGCCCACCACGGGCGGATCTAACCGCGGTGGCCGGGGTGGTGGCGGCCTTGCCGGGGCCGGGACTGCCGGCGGCGGCGGGGGTGGTGCTGGTGTCGAAGGAGGCATCGGCGGCGCACCGGGAGGGGCAGGTGGCCCGCAAGCCACCGACCAGTCTAAACCGGTGAGCAAAATCCGCGTCGTCTTTACAACAACCGACGGCAAGCACGGTGAAGTTTATTTGGATGTCTCGACCAGCTTGAAGGACGAACGCGGTTGGTTCTCGGTCGGTGTTCCTTTGCAAGCGATCAACGGATTGGCCAACACGAACAAGGTTCTTGCCAGCATCTCGGTCAGCCTTGATTCGGTTGCAACCGTCTATCTCGGCCAAGCGTCGATTTTTCGGGATTCGACCCCTGTTTTCGCCGACCCTAACGTGCGAGAGTTGAATTTGGGTTATGGTGATGAGTTCACCTTCACTGCCTCTGGTTCGGCCGGGGCAACCCCGGTGAAGTTCCTTTGGGATTTCGACAGCTCGGACGGGATTTCGGTGGATGCCGAGGGCCCCTCGGTCAAGCGCCGGTTCCGGACGGCGGGCACGTTCACCGTGACTTTGACGGCCGTCGACATTTACGGCCTAAAGCAACCCTACAAAACAACGATCCAAGTGACGGTCAACCCGTAG
- a CDS encoding TIGR00282 family metallophosphoesterase: MERYRILFLGDVVGRPGRDAVLAELPSLRAEFDPLFIVVNGENAAAGMGITPKIAAELFSAGVDVVTLGNHAFNKREIYPYLDSGAAIIRPVNLPESAPGRGICHVQKKGIELAVMNIHGRVFMDSFDDPFAAFDRLDAQVQTRHRFVDFHAEATSEKVAFGFHCDGRATAVVGTHTHIQTADEKVLPGGTAYITDVGMCGPYPSVIGMDRRIILQKFRTSMPARFEVADEPGVICGVVIDVQVSTGAALRIERIQR; this comes from the coding sequence GTGGAGAGGTACCGGATTTTGTTCTTGGGCGACGTCGTTGGCCGGCCCGGCCGCGATGCAGTGCTTGCTGAACTTCCGTCCTTGCGGGCAGAATTCGACCCCTTGTTCATCGTGGTTAATGGCGAGAATGCCGCCGCCGGAATGGGGATCACCCCTAAAATCGCCGCCGAGCTGTTTTCTGCCGGAGTGGATGTGGTCACATTGGGAAACCACGCCTTCAACAAACGGGAGATCTACCCCTATCTTGATTCCGGCGCCGCAATCATCCGTCCGGTCAATTTGCCGGAATCGGCACCCGGCCGGGGCATCTGCCATGTTCAAAAAAAGGGGATCGAACTCGCGGTCATGAACATCCATGGCCGAGTCTTCATGGATTCATTTGACGACCCGTTTGCGGCGTTCGACCGGTTGGACGCCCAAGTCCAGACCCGTCACCGTTTTGTCGATTTCCACGCGGAGGCGACCAGCGAGAAAGTGGCGTTTGGGTTCCATTGCGATGGCCGAGCCACCGCGGTGGTCGGCACGCACACCCACATCCAAACCGCCGACGAAAAGGTGCTACCCGGCGGTACCGCCTACATCACGGATGTCGGCATGTGCGGACCCTATCCAAGCGTGATCGGCATGGATCGGCGGATAATCTTGCAAAAGTTCCGCACTTCCATGCCCGCCCGCTTTGAAGTCGCGGACGAACCTGGTGTAATCTGTGGGGTGGTGATAGACGTCCAAGTCTCCACCGGAGCGGCGTTGCGCATCGAGCGAATCCAACGCTAA